The region AGTTTCCCCATCAATGGCTCCCTCAGCAACGGGGATCACCATCAGACCCAGGGGCGGAGCCTACTTAATGGGGCACCCAATAGAAAGAGATCCCTTGACTGCATGGAGCCTAGTCATATCAAAAAGGCCAGAACTGACGGTAGGTTGGGCTGAGGTTGGCCTAATAGATCAAGGTTTTAGTGACATGGCGCACGACGCTTGTTCCACGTTTGTGCTCATATTGTTTTCAGCCAGATATGGAAAAGAACATCcttcctgtctgttttatcttctttttttgtatgtttggaaGGTGCTGAGATGCCCCTGAAGATGAGTAGCGGTATGAATGGTTTTGGTGGAGAAGATCAGATGGAGGGTGTGCATATGGAGTTTGGGCCAGCACTGAGTACCACAGGTGGGAATGGCTCCTTCAATGGCTCCTTCCTTTTTGGGTCCGACAGTTCCGCTAGCCCAGTGGACCTGGAACAAGATCAGGGGGTCCGAATGGAAGACTCGTCCTCTCCCGTCCAAAAAGAGCTGGAGATCTTCACTGTGGCATCAATGCAAATACCCTGCCGCTGCACTAACTCCTATGCCTACTTGTAGAAGCCTTTGCCTTAAACTCTGCCTTCTTTGTCCAGCAATATACGTGCATAGGCATGTGTGAAGGGAAGGCAAGAGAAATGATGTACGAGTttgtgcatacatacacaatagACTTACAATGTTCAGTTCTGTCCTTATGGTCTTCTTAAATAAGCTTTTCTTAGCCCACCACCTCTAGTCTTGGCCCCATGGATCATTCAGATGTTTGTGGAATGGTATTCAGAATTTGTAAATGCAtactctgttgtgtgtgtgtgtgtgtttcttttttagtaTTCAGGTGTTTACATTTTGccttaacaaaataaaaataaccaaCATAACCATACACTTTACCCCATTTTGTTGTTAAAATAGAACATTGCAGTCTTATCCtgataaaccaaacaaacaaacaaagaaaaacgaatgaccagttttgttttgcacaAAACTACCAAGCCCCTCCCCACCCCTTGACTCAACCGAATATTTAAAAGTCCTCAAACAGTCATATGCTTAAAATTGATATTCCCAGTAGAGCCTGGAATCAAATAGACCACACATGCCTCGTAGATCTGAGTGAGTAGACTCCGCCTTTTTGTCAGACTGTGTTATGTACTGTATTTGGCACTGGCCTGGCACTGTTGTTGCCTTTAAGGGTATGAGTTTGGAGTGGAGTTTGTTGCAGAAGTCTGAGGGAAATTACACTGTCTCCATAGCTGACTGTGTTGTCCATTTTCTTTGCTTGCCTGGTGCGCAAAGGTCTgcagatgttgttttgtttcatacattaggagggggggggtgaaagcacattattatttttttttttttttttaattccattttGGAACCTTGCTCAGCAAGCAGTCTAAttagaaatgttgtttttgaatttttatttcttgtgctgttttgtttgaatttacTTGTTATGCCAAAGCATATCTTTATATGAATGTATTAAGTACGTAAACCTCTGCTGTGCAGCTTTCTTGTGTATATGCTCGTAGGAAATCGGCAGGTGCTatctcattttatttctgtttttttttttgcagtactCTTAACTAGCAGTGTAAGGTAGTGTAAAGGCCCTTCTGTTAATGTAGGCTCCTCCctctttattaaacatttagCTAAGACTGACTTGTATGTACTTccatgtagtgtagtgtagctTTTTTTGATGTTGGgaaatgttttgtgtattttgtactTCGCATAGCTTGTTTGTTAATATTGTTCTATATTTGCTAATGTTAGCAACGAAAAGCAGTGACCATTGATAGAGGCcaataaatatgatttaaacaAGTTGATTATTTACAGTGTATGGCAAAAGCCGAATTACAGAGAATTGTTGTTGAATGTCAGGGATTCTGATATAGTACTGAAAAAACGACTTTTAATGCAACATTCTGCATGACTCCCAAAACTATAAACCTAGGAGCAAAATCTTTCAGAGATGATTTAAAAGTTTCAAGATTGTTTCATATACTTATGATTAAGATGTTCTGGTGTAGGATAGAGTGATGCTCGACAAATTTGTAAATTGCACACcaattaaatattcattcatttcatttactacTTCGTGACTGTTATTTGTGTACTTTTCTATGGTGTGATacataattttgttttgtttttttttgtttgttctattTTTCATCTGAACACGTGATGTGGAGGAAAACAGATCCTAACTGTGCATCTTTATTTTACAAGTAGTTTAAACAacttaaaaacattaaaactttcTGTCAACCTAAAGGCTGTTTCAAGCTCCATCtactgaaaaaatgtgtttcGCCCTCTAGTGACTTGTATTTGCACATGCAGTACAGAAGCTGTTAGCAGCTTTAGACATAAGCGGCCCTCTTTCTGCAAGAAGGGAGAGTTGGTTAACTGATCATTGTTCTCCCTAGACTTCTTCACAGTGTCCTCAATTTGTCCCAATTTTTCTGATCGGTCTTAGAGAGGTCAGTCTTTATCTTGATGTAACTTTGGTCAGTGTGGGGTTTAATATTCAACTAAGTAATGTGAGGGCAGTGTGTCAGATTCTAAGTGTGTCAAGGTATAATGGTTGTTAGGACATGGATCAGGGAAGGTATCAATGCAACCAGGTCAACGTTCATCTATTGCGTAAAATTCTGTAGACGTGGTTTGGTAATCTATTGATTGAATTTCTCAGCTCCTTCCAAAAAATGCTTGAGTCACATTCATATTATATGAAATTGCCACTCAGGAGTGTGGATGCACCACTGTGATATTAAATTATCCAAGCTCCAATTACAGTTGAAGTGGAATTATTGtgcaaaacaaaatatgtaacCTACcatgtaccaaaaaaaaaatcaccattacACCATCCAGGTTGTGATCCATATCTCCTTTCCAACTTCAGGAACCTTGTCCAGTGGACACTGCCATCCTTCACAAAGCCTGAACGAAACAGGAATCACACCAGCATGTGAAAGCGGGAACTCCGAGATTAGGAACGGCTGTCATTTTGGGGATATGGGCGTCTCCTCGTGCTCAGGCAATGCTAACCCAGATAATGGGCATCACTGTGAGCATCACCATGGCGATGGGGAGACGGCAGAAATGACAGAGGACATCAGTAGTCAGATGGAACACCACACAACAGTGAGAGCAGAGCAACACTATGACAGCACCTTTTTCAACACTGTGCATCTCTATCATGGTTCTTAAAGGGAAAAGCCTTCCTCTGCCTGTCAAGCATTATACTCATCAGTCATATTGCATAGTTGTATATCTACAAATACATGTACCTTACAAAGGGAAGATTACTGATGCGAAATAAGCCAGTACAATGAATTGAATTCTCTTCATTCTTTAAATGCCACTTCATCTAAGTATTTTGTATCTGAGCAGCTTTACATTAGTGC is a window of Chanos chanos chromosome 10, fChaCha1.1, whole genome shotgun sequence DNA encoding:
- the ankrd10b gene encoding ankyrin repeat domain-containing protein 10b; this encodes MSVGIESGFSSEEVLSIRFPLHRACRDGDIGALCSLLQCATNKADLAVEDSFYGWTPLHWAAHFGKLECMMRLVQVGCSVNSVTSRFAQTPTHIAAFGGHPQCLLWLLQSGADINRQDYVGETPVHKAARAGSMECVNALLMHGAKADLRNASGLTAADLAHTQGFQECAQLLSNAQNQQLNQLNSFPINGSLSNGDHHQTQGRSLLNGAPNRKRSLDCMEPSHIKKARTDGAEMPLKMSSGMNGFGGEDQMEGVHMEFGPALSTTGTLSSGHCHPSQSLNETGITPACESGNSEIRNGCHFGDMGVSSCSGNANPDNGHHCEHHHGDGETAEMTEDISSQMEHHTTVRAEQHYDSTFFNTVHLYHGS